A section of the Flavobacterium ardleyense genome encodes:
- a CDS encoding GNAT family N-acetyltransferase, producing the protein MQNFYVEYFSDSNLVGIALLQLIDLKNIQPFQEVDISLKSKLSSWALNKFASSVLFIGNNMMSGQNAFRFSSKITEQEKFKLLSDSANSLRSKLKGKGQRIHITVWKDFSKMEGTQIEKSISTEYYKFAIQPSMVFNLPDTIQCELDYVNLLSKKYRDQYKRARKKAIEIEKRQLSISEIETYQERLFELYSTTVANASFNTFYLPKDHFAALKKNLGADFQLYAYFLDKELIGFNTIVKNGETLEPYFLGYDAEKQKSSLLYLNMLYDIVGYASAKKFKTISFGRTALEIKSSVGAKPLELFGFIKHSNPVINFFIAIIFRSVEPKADWRNRNPFKAEYAGPRV; encoded by the coding sequence ATGCAGAATTTTTATGTTGAATATTTCTCTGATTCCAACTTAGTAGGCATTGCATTACTGCAACTAATTGATTTAAAAAATATTCAGCCATTTCAAGAAGTTGATATTTCTTTAAAATCCAAACTATCATCTTGGGCATTGAATAAGTTTGCTTCCTCAGTACTATTTATCGGAAATAATATGATGAGCGGACAAAATGCATTTCGATTTTCTTCTAAAATAACAGAACAAGAAAAATTTAAATTGCTAAGTGATTCTGCAAATTCCTTGAGGAGCAAATTGAAAGGAAAGGGACAAAGAATTCACATTACCGTGTGGAAGGATTTCAGTAAAATGGAAGGTACCCAAATAGAAAAGTCAATTTCTACCGAATATTACAAATTTGCAATTCAACCTTCGATGGTATTTAATCTTCCTGATACGATACAATGCGAATTGGATTATGTAAATTTATTATCGAAAAAATACCGAGACCAATACAAACGTGCACGCAAAAAGGCGATAGAAATTGAAAAGCGCCAACTATCAATATCAGAAATAGAAACTTATCAGGAGCGATTATTTGAATTGTACTCAACGACAGTGGCCAATGCTTCCTTTAATACATTTTATCTGCCTAAAGACCATTTTGCAGCTTTAAAAAAGAATTTGGGTGCTGATTTTCAGTTGTACGCTTACTTTCTCGACAAAGAACTCATCGGGTTCAATACCATCGTAAAAAATGGCGAAACCCTTGAGCCATACTTTCTTGGATATGATGCAGAAAAGCAAAAGAGTAGCCTTCTTTATCTAAATATGTTGTACGATATTGTTGGTTATGCTTCTGCAAAAAAGTTTAAAACTATTTCCTTTGGCCGAACTGCATTGGAAATTAAAAGTAGTGTAGGCGCGAAACCATTAGAATTATTTGGTTTTATAAAGCACTCGAATCCTGTAATTAATTTCTTTATTGCTATAATTTTTAGATCTGTCGAACCCAAGGCAGATTGGAGGAACAGAAATCCTTTTAAAGCTGAGTATGCGGGACCGCGAGTTTAA
- a CDS encoding diacylglycerol/lipid kinase family protein: MQSEKNILMIVNPISGDLDKLEIVESASLYCKLKNLQLTTFYTTGKSDAYEINRLYKKLKPQRVIIVGGDGTIKFVADILQAEDVVFGIIPAGSANGLSVDLNFSKILSDNILVAFENEPIEIDMICINGQKSLHLSDIGLNAELIKNYQNSGVRGKMGYILQSINTLTDEELPFNAIITTPEGITQVNSKMIVVANSQKYGTGVVINPLGMLNDGKFEIVILKNLNLILFSKILFGNMPLDNEEDVTIISTRSATIETDVDVHFQIDGEYLGLTKSLEIEILDKNFKLAVPHTQL, translated from the coding sequence ATGCAGTCCGAAAAGAATATTTTAATGATCGTAAATCCAATATCAGGCGATTTGGATAAGTTAGAGATTGTAGAGTCAGCATCACTTTATTGTAAACTTAAAAATCTGCAACTCACAACATTTTATACCACGGGCAAATCTGACGCATATGAAATAAATCGACTTTATAAGAAACTTAAACCTCAAAGAGTTATAATTGTTGGAGGAGACGGTACTATCAAATTTGTAGCAGACATCTTACAAGCCGAAGATGTTGTTTTTGGAATTATTCCGGCGGGATCAGCAAATGGATTATCCGTTGATCTTAATTTTTCCAAAATTCTTAGTGATAATATTCTTGTAGCTTTCGAAAATGAGCCAATCGAAATAGATATGATTTGCATAAACGGACAAAAAAGCCTGCACCTGAGTGATATTGGTCTTAATGCAGAACTAATTAAAAATTACCAAAATAGTGGCGTAAGAGGCAAGATGGGTTATATACTGCAATCCATAAATACTCTCACTGATGAAGAACTTCCTTTTAATGCCATAATCACTACTCCAGAGGGTATTACCCAAGTAAACAGTAAAATGATTGTGGTGGCAAATTCACAAAAATATGGTACCGGCGTCGTTATCAATCCTTTGGGAATGCTTAATGATGGTAAATTTGAAATTGTTATCCTTAAAAATTTAAATTTAATTCTATTTTCCAAAATATTATTTGGCAATATGCCATTAGATAATGAAGAAGATGTAACTATTATTTCTACTAGATCAGCAACTATAGAAACCGATGTTGACGTTCACTTTCAAATTGACGGAGAATATCTAGGGCTGACGAAATCTCTTGAAATAGAAATTCTCGACAAAAACTTTAAACTCGCGGTCCCGCATACTCAGCTTTAA
- a CDS encoding App1 family protein → MKPLLKLYRGYANQQELVVMGHVFCPTTKEEYDFQKRSFKNAKSIIRMFRVKTKGNADVFLYHDGEKIHTKALEDGYFKFCIPLKNDLAFGWNNYRVSIMHNGKEIIEKGSYVRPHDGELGFISDIDDTFLVSHTRNIFKKMYILLFKNVNDRRIFEDVVAHYQALSNSGRGTGAEENAFFYVSSSEWNLYRFIVEFTKIHQLPKAVMLLKDIKTSLLDFLVTGRGDHNHKFEKVKHILEFYPQLNYTLLGDDSQEDAFLYEAICKIFPVNVKAVYIRQTGSKKKQKVVKTLENISSLDVSTLYFKSSTEAIAHSKSIGLIID, encoded by the coding sequence ATGAAGCCACTTTTAAAATTATATCGAGGTTATGCAAATCAGCAAGAGCTGGTAGTAATGGGACATGTATTTTGTCCAACGACCAAAGAGGAGTATGATTTTCAGAAAAGAAGTTTTAAGAATGCTAAAAGTATTATCAGAATGTTTCGTGTGAAAACAAAAGGAAATGCCGACGTGTTTTTATACCACGATGGCGAAAAAATTCACACAAAAGCGTTAGAAGATGGCTATTTTAAATTTTGTATTCCCTTAAAAAATGACTTAGCATTTGGCTGGAATAATTACCGGGTGAGTATTATGCACAATGGCAAAGAAATCATTGAAAAAGGGAGCTATGTGCGCCCTCACGATGGTGAACTAGGATTTATCTCTGATATTGATGATACATTTCTAGTGTCTCACACCAGAAACATTTTCAAGAAAATGTACATATTACTTTTCAAAAATGTAAATGACCGCAGAATTTTTGAAGATGTTGTCGCCCATTATCAGGCCTTAAGCAATTCTGGTCGAGGGACTGGAGCCGAAGAAAATGCATTTTTTTATGTGAGTAGCAGCGAATGGAATTTGTATCGATTTATCGTAGAATTCACAAAAATCCACCAGTTGCCAAAAGCGGTGATGCTATTAAAAGACATTAAGACTAGCTTACTTGATTTTCTTGTCACTGGCAGAGGTGATCATAATCACAAATTCGAAAAGGTAAAGCATATACTAGAATTTTATCCTCAACTCAATTACACTCTGTTGGGCGATGATAGTCAGGAGGATGCTTTCCTATATGAAGCAATCTGCAAAATATTTCCGGTAAATGTAAAGGCAGTTTATATAAGGCAAACTGGAAGTAAGAAAAAACAAAAAGTAGTGAAGACACTAGAAAACATTAGTTCTCTAGATGTCTCCACTTTGTATTTTAAAAGTAGTACTGAAGCTATTGCTCATTCAAAGAGTATCGGACTAATTATTGATTAG
- a CDS encoding ABC-F family ATP-binding cassette domain-containing protein, translating into MLNIHNLSVSFGGTYLFEEVTFRLGAGDRVGLVGKNGAGKSTMLKILARDFLPDSGSIASEKEIRLGFLRQDIDFEQGRTVLEEAYQAFTDIKQTEKKLEELNHQLVTRTDYESEEYSKIIEDLSDYTHRFELLGGYNYVGDTEKILLGLGFKREVFDNLTETFSGGWRMRIELAKLLLQANDVLLLDEPTNHLDIESIIWLESFLRNYPGVVVIVSHDRMFLDNVTNRTIEISLGKAYDFNKPYSQYLELRHEIREKQLATQKNQAKKIEETEKLIEKFRAKASKASMAQSLIKKLDKVERIEVDEDDNSVMNISFPLSKVPGKVVIEAENVTKSYGDKTILKNISLLVERGSKIAFVGQNGQGKSTFIKAIVDEFEYEGSIKLGHNVQVGYFAQNQAEYLDGEITLLQTMEDAATDTNRSKVRDMLGSFLFRGDDVEKKVKVLSGGERNRLALCKLLLQPINVLLMDEPTNHLDIKSKNVLKTALQKYEGTLLLVSHDRDFLQGMSNIVYEFKDQKIHEYLGDINYFLEQRNLENMREVEKKDVAKKEVVKDSNKASYEEQKKNKALYNRLNKIESQIKQLEINIQRDDKLLDSNYDKHIEDANFFSAYNKKKAELDQLLLDWEDAQMAIELATN; encoded by the coding sequence ATGCTAAATATACATAATTTGTCAGTGTCTTTTGGAGGCACATATTTGTTTGAAGAAGTAACCTTTCGTTTAGGTGCAGGTGACCGTGTAGGCCTTGTAGGTAAGAATGGTGCTGGAAAATCTACGATGCTCAAAATTCTAGCTAGAGACTTTTTACCAGATAGCGGGAGTATCGCTTCGGAAAAGGAAATTAGGCTAGGTTTTCTTCGCCAAGATATTGATTTTGAACAAGGACGAACAGTTTTGGAAGAAGCATACCAAGCTTTTACTGATATTAAACAAACCGAAAAAAAACTAGAAGAGTTAAATCATCAATTGGTAACTCGTACAGATTATGAAAGTGAGGAGTATAGTAAAATAATTGAAGATCTTTCTGATTACACACACCGATTTGAATTATTAGGTGGTTATAATTATGTGGGTGACACTGAAAAAATTCTTTTAGGACTTGGCTTTAAAAGAGAAGTGTTTGACAATCTAACCGAAACTTTTTCTGGAGGTTGGCGAATGCGTATTGAACTTGCCAAACTGCTTCTGCAGGCAAATGATGTGTTGCTTCTTGATGAGCCTACAAATCACTTGGATATTGAAAGTATCATTTGGCTAGAAAGTTTCTTGCGTAATTATCCTGGAGTTGTAGTGATTGTATCGCACGACAGAATGTTCTTGGACAATGTTACCAATAGAACAATCGAAATTTCTTTGGGAAAAGCATACGACTTTAACAAACCTTACTCACAATACTTAGAACTTCGTCACGAGATTCGCGAAAAGCAATTAGCAACTCAAAAGAATCAAGCTAAAAAAATTGAAGAAACCGAGAAGTTGATCGAAAAATTTAGAGCGAAAGCTTCAAAAGCATCGATGGCGCAGTCTTTAATCAAGAAATTAGACAAGGTTGAGCGCATAGAAGTTGACGAAGATGATAATTCTGTTATGAATATTTCGTTTCCGCTTTCAAAAGTTCCAGGAAAAGTTGTTATCGAAGCTGAAAATGTCACTAAGAGTTATGGTGACAAAACAATTTTAAAAAACATTTCACTTCTTGTAGAACGAGGGAGTAAAATTGCATTTGTGGGCCAAAATGGTCAAGGTAAGTCTACCTTTATTAAAGCAATAGTTGATGAATTTGAATATGAGGGAAGTATCAAACTTGGACATAATGTTCAAGTGGGTTATTTTGCTCAAAATCAAGCCGAATATCTTGATGGCGAAATCACGTTACTACAAACGATGGAGGACGCTGCCACCGATACTAACAGATCCAAGGTGCGCGATATGCTGGGCTCTTTTCTGTTTAGAGGAGATGATGTAGAGAAAAAGGTGAAAGTGCTTTCTGGAGGCGAAAGAAACCGTTTGGCGCTATGTAAACTGTTGCTTCAACCGATAAATGTATTGCTGATGGATGAGCCAACAAATCACTTGGATATAAAATCTAAGAATGTTTTGAAAACCGCACTTCAAAAATACGAAGGAACGTTGCTCCTTGTTTCTCACGATAGAGATTTCTTACAAGGAATGTCAAATATCGTTTATGAGTTTAAGGATCAAAAAATCCATGAATATTTGGGTGATATTAATTATTTCTTAGAGCAACGCAATCTTGAAAATATGCGCGAAGTTGAGAAAAAAGATGTTGCCAAGAAAGAAGTTGTTAAAGACAGTAATAAAGCTTCTTACGAAGAACAGAAGAAAAATAAAGCACTTTATAACAGATTAAATAAAATTGAATCTCAAATTAAGCAACTAGAAATTAACATTCAACGAGATGATAAGTTATTAGACTCAAACTATGACAAACACATTGAAGATGCCAATTTTTTCTCAGCATATAATAAAAAGAAGGCTGAATTAGATCAATTACTTCTAGATTGGGAGGATGCACAAATGGCAATTGAGTTGGCTACTAACTAA
- a CDS encoding DUF983 domain-containing protein, translating into MLKKGSKLYSILTGTCPKCQNESMYSDPNLLHVHNLLKMNEKCSHCGFKYQIEPGFFFGAMYVSYGLNVAVGIAAFIIAYYFSESLKTSFIVIIITLLILFPIVMRLSRTLYINMFVKYEPGYKKVN; encoded by the coding sequence ATGTTAAAAAAAGGATCCAAATTATATAGCATTTTAACAGGAACTTGTCCCAAATGTCAAAATGAGAGTATGTATTCTGACCCAAATTTGCTACATGTGCATAATTTGCTTAAAATGAACGAAAAATGTTCTCATTGTGGATTCAAATATCAAATTGAACCTGGTTTTTTTTTCGGAGCAATGTATGTGAGTTATGGTCTTAATGTCGCAGTTGGTATTGCGGCATTTATTATAGCTTACTATTTTAGTGAAAGTCTTAAAACATCATTTATTGTGATTATTATCACATTACTAATACTTTTCCCGATAGTCATGAGGCTTTCTCGAACTTTATATATAAATATGTTTGTCAAATACGAACCGGGTTATAAAAAAGTTAATTAG
- a CDS encoding NAD(P)/FAD-dependent oxidoreductase → MIDYIIVGGGLAGISFAEQVRNVSKSFVVFNDSSQNSSLIAGGLYNPVILKRFSGLANAQEQLDEMKKFYLNLPTQLEGKYDFALPVLRKFFSIEEQNNWFAASDKPTMAPFLSTELVLKNYAGISSPLGYGEVMQTGFVDTKKLVQDYHTFLAEGNLIRNESFDYSALEINEESIRYKGIECRKIVFAEGFGIIKNPYFNYLPLDGTKGELFIIKAEDLRLDVIVNTSVFILPLGNNMYKVGATYNWEDKTSHPTEAGRAELISRIDEIIDCDYQIISHHAGIRPTVKDRKPLIGVHWQYKNLFVLNGLGTRGVMQGPALAKELFEYVEFGTELRVENDIKRIRKKS, encoded by the coding sequence ATGATTGATTACATTATTGTTGGTGGAGGTCTAGCAGGTATTTCATTTGCAGAACAAGTGCGAAATGTCTCAAAATCGTTTGTAGTCTTTAATGACTCATCTCAAAATTCATCTCTTATTGCGGGTGGTTTATACAATCCTGTTATCCTTAAGAGGTTTAGTGGTCTAGCAAATGCGCAGGAGCAGTTGGATGAAATGAAAAAATTCTATTTAAATTTACCTACTCAGTTAGAAGGGAAGTACGATTTTGCTTTGCCAGTTTTGCGTAAATTCTTCTCGATTGAGGAGCAAAATAATTGGTTTGCTGCTTCGGATAAACCTACAATGGCACCATTTCTTTCAACAGAATTGGTTTTAAAGAATTACGCAGGAATAAGTTCTCCATTAGGCTACGGAGAAGTAATGCAGACAGGATTTGTAGATACTAAAAAGCTAGTACAAGACTATCACACTTTTTTAGCAGAGGGTAATTTGATTCGAAATGAGTCTTTCGATTATTCAGCTTTGGAAATTAATGAAGAATCTATTCGTTATAAAGGAATTGAATGTAGAAAGATTGTATTTGCCGAAGGTTTTGGAATTATTAAGAATCCATACTTTAATTACCTTCCACTTGATGGGACAAAAGGAGAACTATTTATAATTAAAGCGGAGGACCTTCGTCTAGATGTCATAGTGAATACTAGCGTCTTTATTTTACCACTTGGAAATAATATGTACAAAGTAGGTGCAACGTACAATTGGGAAGACAAAACCAGCCACCCGACGGAAGCTGGAAGAGCTGAATTAATTTCAAGAATCGATGAAATTATCGATTGCGATTATCAGATCATATCGCATCACGCAGGAATCAGACCAACGGTCAAAGACAGAAAGCCCCTTATAGGCGTTCACTGGCAATATAAAAACTTATTTGTCCTTAATGGATTGGGCACGAGGGGTGTCATGCAGGGGCCAGCATTAGCCAAAGAGCTATTTGAGTATGTAGAGTTTGGTACGGAACTTCGTGTGGAGAATGATATTAAAAGAATTAGGAAAAAAAGCTAA
- the porN gene encoding type IX secretion system ring subunit PorN/GldN yields the protein MNCRNFLMLAVLIAGTTVSFAQSNLLNAKTPDEIGKKTAAQLISDNDKPLPYGYVHDRDVLMGKTVWEIIDLDERINFPLYYPVDSLNVGSDRRSLYDVLTKAMKSGEITEVYSDSYFNTKKTIKDIEASLSRVDTTDPGREQYNAGQAIDPQYIVPTNLSSYDVSDYKIKGFWYFDKRQSELKYRLLGICPVTPDVYTVGNDEPDYIELFWVYFPDAREVLHENKAFNDRNTAMPITFDHLLNSRRFNATIYKEENVYGDREIKDYMKDNAQMQLLESERVKDKIRDFESDMWNY from the coding sequence ATGAATTGTAGAAATTTTTTAATGTTGGCGGTTTTGATAGCTGGAACTACGGTTTCTTTCGCTCAATCAAATTTGCTAAACGCAAAAACCCCTGATGAAATTGGCAAGAAAACTGCCGCGCAATTAATTTCTGACAATGACAAACCTTTACCTTACGGTTATGTCCACGACAGAGATGTATTGATGGGAAAAACCGTTTGGGAGATCATTGACCTTGATGAACGTATTAACTTTCCTTTGTACTATCCTGTGGATAGTTTGAACGTAGGAAGTGATCGTCGTTCTCTTTACGATGTGCTTACAAAAGCAATGAAATCGGGTGAGATTACTGAAGTTTATTCTGATAGTTATTTCAATACAAAGAAAACTATAAAGGACATTGAAGCTTCGTTGAGTCGTGTTGATACTACAGACCCAGGTAGAGAGCAGTATAACGCTGGTCAAGCTATTGATCCGCAGTATATTGTTCCAACTAATCTTAGTTCTTACGATGTATCTGACTATAAGATTAAAGGTTTTTGGTATTTTGACAAACGTCAGAGTGAATTAAAATACAGATTGCTAGGAATTTGCCCAGTTACTCCAGATGTTTACACTGTAGGTAACGACGAGCCAGATTACATCGAATTGTTTTGGGTTTACTTTCCAGATGCACGCGAAGTTTTGCATGAAAACAAAGCTTTCAACGATCGCAATACTGCAATGCCTATCACTTTTGATCACTTGTTAAACTCACGCAGATTTAACGCTACTATTTACAAAGAAGAAAATGTATATGGTGACAGGGAGATTAAAGACTATATGAAAGACAATGCGCAAATGCAGTTGTTAGAATCAGAAAGAGTGAAAGACAAAATTCGTGATTTCGAATCTGATATGTGGAATTACTAG
- the porM gene encoding type IX secretion system motor protein PorM/GldM: MAGGKLTPRQKMINLMYLVFIAMLALNMSKEVLSAFGILNNKIEESNTITKVRNDASYQQLVQKASEQPLQYGEKKVKVEKIRKLSADFNKYIENLKTEFTSKLERDADGNLPFEQMDQSSQIDEKWFQAETTTKDGKAFLDQIANYVAQLKAIGGSAITADEMKKIENRFATKPVFSKTENKNVEWLSYNYKGFPLIASITKLSQIQADVNTTESDIIAGMFQSDLIAAASLTAYQPIVVPDKTVFFQGEAVTGKIILGKFDPTLQAKSVVLNGQNLKAEAGQATFSFGAGNVGEHQMIGSFNFEENNKPVNLPIKGSYVVVPRPKSATISADKMNVVYRGVVNPMTISFAGISADKVSASAPGLSSAGGAGSYKMSPGAGNEVTINVTGKLPDGSSVSDKKTFRIKGIPSPTGTIRGEMGVVKGPKSSLEVSTVGAKLVDFDFEVGLNVTGFNIKVTGQPTVVVQGDKMNAQAKAVIARAGRGDQVTISEIKTKLVGAGNYMLPRTSPVIFEVQ, encoded by the coding sequence ATGGCCGGAGGAAAATTAACCCCTAGACAGAAGATGATTAACTTGATGTATCTAGTTTTCATCGCAATGTTAGCGCTTAACATGTCAAAAGAAGTATTATCTGCTTTTGGTATCTTAAATAATAAAATAGAAGAATCAAACACAATTACAAAAGTTCGTAACGACGCTTCTTACCAACAGTTAGTTCAGAAAGCTTCTGAGCAACCATTACAGTACGGTGAGAAAAAAGTGAAAGTTGAAAAAATCAGAAAACTATCTGCAGATTTCAACAAGTATATCGAAAATCTTAAAACTGAATTTACAAGCAAACTGGAAAGAGATGCTGATGGTAACTTGCCTTTCGAGCAAATGGATCAAAGTAGTCAAATTGACGAAAAATGGTTTCAAGCTGAAACAACTACTAAAGACGGAAAAGCATTTTTGGATCAAATTGCAAATTATGTAGCTCAATTAAAAGCAATTGGAGGGAGTGCTATCACTGCTGACGAAATGAAGAAAATTGAAAACAGATTCGCAACAAAACCGGTTTTCTCAAAAACAGAAAACAAAAATGTAGAATGGTTGTCATATAACTATAAAGGATTTCCTCTTATAGCGTCAATCACTAAGCTATCTCAAATTCAGGCAGATGTTAACACGACAGAAAGCGATATCATCGCTGGAATGTTCCAATCAGATTTGATTGCTGCTGCATCACTTACAGCTTATCAGCCAATAGTTGTGCCAGACAAAACTGTGTTCTTCCAAGGAGAAGCGGTAACTGGAAAAATTATCTTAGGAAAATTTGACCCAACTTTGCAGGCGAAATCTGTAGTATTAAATGGTCAAAATCTTAAAGCCGAAGCTGGACAAGCTACCTTCTCTTTTGGAGCTGGTAATGTTGGAGAGCATCAAATGATAGGTTCATTTAATTTTGAAGAAAATAACAAACCAGTTAATTTGCCTATCAAAGGTTCTTACGTTGTTGTTCCAAGACCAAAATCTGCTACAATTTCTGCAGACAAGATGAATGTAGTATACCGTGGGGTTGTAAACCCAATGACAATATCATTCGCTGGTATCTCTGCTGATAAAGTTTCTGCAAGCGCACCTGGACTTAGTTCAGCTGGAGGAGCAGGTTCTTATAAAATGAGCCCTGGAGCTGGAAACGAAGTTACGATTAACGTTACTGGAAAGTTACCTGATGGTAGTTCAGTTTCTGACAAGAAAACTTTTAGAATTAAAGGTATTCCTAGCCCTACTGGAACTATCCGTGGAGAAATGGGAGTTGTTAAAGGACCAAAAAGCAGTTTAGAAGTATCTACTGTGGGTGCAAAACTAGTAGACTTTGATTTCGAAGTAGGATTAAACGTAACTGGATTTAATATCAAAGTTACTGGACAACCTACAGTTGTAGTACAAGGTGACAAAATGAATGCGCAAGCAAAAGCAGTAATTGCTAGAGCTGGAAGAGGAGATCAAGTAACGATCTCAGAAATTAAAACTAAGTTAGTTGGAGCTGGTAACTATATGTTGCCAAGAACTTCTCCAGTTATCTTTGAAGTACAATAA
- the porL gene encoding type IX secretion system motor protein PorL/GldL, protein MALLSKKVMNFAYGMGAAVVIIGALFKLMHWPGAGIMLIVGLGTEALIFGLSAFDPVDKDIDWSIVFPELAGGAVATKTALKAEEPKEAQGMLSQKLDNMLKEAKIDGALMSSLGNSIKNFESAAKGIAPTVDSIASTKKYSEELTVAAAQMESLNGLYKIQLESAGRNAQINQEVAENNLKLKDQMQSLTSNLSSLNQVYGGMLSAMGSNRAK, encoded by the coding sequence ATGGCATTATTAAGCAAAAAAGTAATGAACTTCGCTTACGGAATGGGAGCGGCAGTGGTAATCATCGGAGCACTTTTCAAATTGATGCACTGGCCTGGAGCAGGAATCATGCTTATTGTAGGACTTGGAACTGAGGCACTTATTTTTGGTCTTTCAGCATTTGATCCAGTAGATAAAGATATCGATTGGTCAATTGTTTTTCCTGAATTAGCTGGAGGAGCTGTAGCTACAAAAACTGCTCTAAAGGCAGAAGAGCCTAAAGAAGCTCAAGGTATGCTTTCTCAAAAGTTAGACAATATGCTTAAAGAAGCAAAAATTGATGGTGCGCTTATGTCAAGTCTAGGTAATAGCATCAAAAATTTCGAATCTGCTGCAAAAGGAATTGCTCCAACTGTAGATTCAATCGCTTCAACAAAAAAATACAGTGAAGAGCTTACAGTTGCTGCTGCTCAAATGGAGTCGCTTAACGGTCTTTACAAGATTCAATTAGAAAGTGCTGGAAGAAACGCACAAATCAACCAAGAAGTTGCTGAAAACAATTTGAAACTTAAAGATCAAATGCAATCTCTTACTTCAAACTTGTCTTCATTGAATCAAGTTTATGGTGGAATGCTTTCTGCTATGGGTTCTAATAGAGCAAAATAA